In one Calditrichota bacterium genomic region, the following are encoded:
- the gyrB gene encoding DNA topoisomerase (ATP-hydrolyzing) subunit B, whose amino-acid sequence MDEKEKQLIEQSGEKYDAKKITILKGLEAVRKRPAMYIGDVSVRGLHHLVYEVVDNSIDEALAGFCSKIDVVIGEDNSITVTDDGRGIPVDLHPEQKKSALEVVMTVLHAGGKFDKKSYKVSGGLHGVGVSVVNALSEWCEVEVYKEGKIYYQKYHRGQPVAPVKEKGVTKKTGTKTVFLPDNEIFKKINFNYEILCERLRELSFLNKDLTIKITDKRDGRTDTFQSKGGIIEFVKYLDQNRTSVHRKVIYISGEKEEVPVEIAFQYNSGYTENIFSYVNNIHTIEGGSHLVGFKTALTRTINNYASKNNMLKNVKFTLSGDDVREGLTAIVSIKHTNPQFEGQTKTKLGNSEVKGIVESIVGDGLSLFFEENPSEAKRLIEKSISAARSREAARKAREIARRKTAMNGGGLPGKLADCSNKDPQFCELFLVEGDSAGGSAKQGRDRRFQAILPLKGKILNVEKARLDKILSNDEIRTIITALGTGIGADNFDIARLRYYKIIIMTDADVDGAHIRTLLLTFFFRYMKELIEQGHIYIAQPPLYRVFKGKQEIFVYDEDELKETVDRMGKKNVNIQRYKGLGEMNPDQLWKTTMDNESRTLLQVTIEEAVAADLIFSTLMGDKVEPRRKFIEENAKYVRNLDI is encoded by the coding sequence ATGGATGAAAAAGAAAAACAGCTCATTGAACAGAGCGGTGAAAAATATGATGCAAAAAAAATCACTATTTTAAAAGGATTAGAAGCGGTACGAAAACGTCCCGCCATGTACATTGGCGATGTTTCTGTTAGGGGACTTCACCATTTGGTCTATGAAGTTGTCGATAACAGCATCGACGAAGCTCTCGCTGGTTTTTGCTCAAAAATCGACGTTGTCATTGGCGAAGATAACTCAATCACCGTCACTGACGACGGTCGTGGCATTCCTGTAGATTTGCATCCGGAACAGAAAAAATCTGCGCTGGAAGTTGTGATGACTGTGCTTCACGCTGGAGGAAAATTTGATAAAAAGTCATACAAGGTTTCCGGCGGTTTGCACGGCGTAGGCGTTTCCGTGGTCAATGCACTCTCTGAATGGTGCGAAGTGGAAGTCTATAAAGAGGGGAAAATTTACTATCAAAAATATCACCGGGGACAGCCAGTAGCGCCGGTGAAAGAAAAAGGCGTCACTAAAAAAACGGGTACGAAAACAGTTTTTTTACCGGACAACGAAATTTTCAAAAAAATTAACTTCAATTATGAAATTTTATGTGAAAGACTGCGCGAGCTTTCTTTTCTCAATAAAGATTTGACAATCAAAATCACTGACAAGCGAGATGGCAGAACCGATACTTTTCAATCCAAAGGTGGCATCATTGAATTTGTCAAATACCTGGATCAAAATCGCACGTCAGTTCATAGAAAAGTGATTTACATCAGCGGTGAAAAAGAAGAAGTTCCGGTGGAAATTGCATTTCAGTACAACAGCGGTTACACCGAAAACATTTTTTCTTACGTGAATAATATTCATACTATTGAAGGCGGATCGCATTTGGTGGGATTCAAAACTGCGCTGACACGAACAATCAATAATTACGCTTCAAAAAATAACATGCTCAAAAATGTCAAATTCACTCTTTCCGGTGACGATGTCCGCGAAGGGCTGACGGCCATTGTGAGCATAAAGCATACTAATCCTCAGTTCGAAGGCCAAACAAAAACAAAATTAGGGAACAGCGAAGTAAAAGGCATTGTTGAAAGTATTGTCGGCGATGGATTATCGTTGTTTTTTGAGGAAAATCCGTCAGAGGCAAAACGCCTAATTGAAAAATCTATTTCAGCCGCTCGTTCTCGAGAAGCAGCGCGAAAGGCGAGAGAAATTGCCCGGCGCAAAACTGCCATGAACGGCGGTGGTTTGCCGGGAAAATTAGCCGATTGTTCCAACAAGGATCCGCAATTTTGCGAACTTTTTCTCGTTGAGGGCGACTCCGCCGGCGGATCTGCGAAACAGGGACGAGATCGTCGCTTTCAGGCAATTTTGCCTTTAAAGGGAAAAATTCTCAATGTTGAAAAAGCGCGCCTGGATAAAATTCTTTCCAACGATGAAATTCGAACGATTATTACGGCATTGGGGACAGGTATCGGAGCGGATAATTTTGATATTGCTCGGTTGCGATATTACAAAATAATTATTATGACCGACGCTGACGTGGACGGCGCCCACATCAGAACGTTGCTGCTGACTTTCTTTTTTCGTTACATGAAAGAACTGATTGAACAGGGACACATTTACATTGCCCAGCCGCCGCTGTATCGCGTATTTAAAGGAAAGCAAGAGATATTCGTTTACGACGAAGATGAATTAAAAGAGACAGTTGATCGCATGGGCAAAAAAAATGTCAATATTCAACGCTATAAAGGTCTCGGCGAAATGAATCCGGACCAGCTCTGGAAAACGACAATGGATAATGAATCCAGAACACTGTTGCAGGTGACAATCGAAGAGGCGGTAGCGGCGGATTTAATTTTTTCCACGCTCATGGGGGATAAAGTGGAACCGCGCAGAAAGTTCATCGAAGAAAATGCGAAATATGTCCGCAATTTAGATATTTAA
- a CDS encoding biotin transporter BioY, which translates to MKSHRSLILTGLFAALTAVGAYLKIPLPGVPITLQTFFVYLSANVLGAYYGALSQILYLLIGLIGIPVFAFGGGPGYLFQPTFGYLLSYPISVFFIGKALNAFRVNRSGSPKKLSHLFLRFVAADLVGVVVIFFFGLGYMYCNLHWGLYLKFNESAASNLLSWKNLLRTTMLIFVPIDLIKVFLASLVSTRLFQKYSFVKLPVIKKAEVS; encoded by the coding sequence ATGAAATCTCATCGATCATTAATTTTGACCGGCTTGTTTGCCGCGTTGACGGCGGTTGGCGCCTATTTGAAAATTCCTTTGCCCGGCGTACCCATAACTCTCCAGACTTTTTTTGTGTATTTGAGCGCCAACGTTTTAGGAGCCTATTATGGCGCCTTGAGTCAAATTTTATATTTATTGATCGGCCTGATCGGAATTCCCGTTTTCGCTTTTGGCGGCGGTCCCGGTTATCTGTTTCAGCCGACGTTCGGATATTTGCTTAGCTATCCGATCAGCGTCTTTTTCATTGGCAAAGCTTTGAACGCTTTTAGAGTCAATCGCAGTGGATCGCCAAAAAAGCTATCACATCTTTTTCTGAGATTCGTTGCCGCTGATTTGGTAGGTGTTGTTGTTATTTTTTTCTTTGGTTTGGGATATATGTATTGCAATTTGCACTGGGGATTATATCTGAAGTTTAATGAAAGCGCCGCTTCAAATTTATTGAGCTGGAAAAATTTGCTTCGCACGACGATGCTGATTTTTGTTCCAATAGATTTGATAAAGGTTTTTCTGGCGTCGCTGGTCTCAACACGATTATTTCAAAAATATTCTTTTGTAAAATTGCCTGTTATTAAAAAGGCAGAAGTTAGCTAA
- a CDS encoding BamA/TamA family outer membrane protein: MTKTDFRFYLALIIVLIYFSSALGQTASDSFFIKLTFDRVEKPPACFIPHKKLHRPRIGLALSGGGARGFAQIGALKVFEENNIPIDFIVGASMGSIVGGLYAAGYSAAEIEKIAHNAEWRHIMSDKPPRTQLFIGQKQERSKTILQIRFKGLKIDLPKAITPGQRLISMLTNLTIGADFQSDSDFDQLPIPFRAVACDLLSGKKVLLKNGSLAIAMKASSAIPLLFAPVPLNGELLADGGLVNNIPVDEVAKYNVDIILAIDTTSDLNEPDQLNVPWKMADQVTTIMQQEKNRRQRKRADVLIQPKLQNFKSDNFQFADELIQMGEFAARQKISQIKKLILQKELPSKDDKVYSQIKIEKQALPEPVNSLTDSLINSLSLRRLSDVRLCLRKIYETGYFQNIEAKCLERQDTLRVNLLTELNPLFRSVRFSNNIVFPDSILRPLIHSQPEKPINHKRSVADIRDVLKFYRDHGYSFMTISSVVLRHDTLTIRVDEGKISSIDVAGNNRTKNFVIYREFPLKSGDYFNINKIKTGLNNIYSTNLFKTVSIDVNKDENNQARIKINLEEKAFTIFRFSYRYNLERKNKTLIELTEENFLGLSNPLSFQVQYGARDKSLSFKYRSDRILNTFLTNSIYAFLQENDYFVYNNSSVQGEYRQRENGFSISLGQQIERLGIFSIISSVKQVALTPIYGDGFPIANYDIKTIEIRSIVDTQDKYPFPNNGKYYFFQYKLSSATILNSQISYFKLFSSLDFFATALKRNTFHLRTLWGTSDLSTPFFEFFSLGGESSFYGLNERENIGRHLIEGSLEYRYRFPFGFPFDFYVSARYDIGATWKNYVDISSRDFVQGVGAQISVSTPAGPISFALGRSNRGKIVAYFSAGFDF, from the coding sequence ATGACAAAAACCGACTTTCGCTTTTATTTAGCATTGATTATCGTGCTAATTTACTTTTCTTCTGCATTGGGACAAACGGCATCGGATTCGTTTTTCATTAAGCTTACTTTTGATCGCGTCGAAAAACCTCCGGCGTGTTTTATTCCTCACAAAAAACTTCACCGACCGCGAATAGGTCTCGCCCTCAGCGGGGGAGGCGCCAGAGGGTTTGCCCAAATCGGCGCCTTAAAAGTATTTGAGGAGAACAATATCCCCATCGACTTTATCGTCGGCGCCAGCATGGGAAGCATCGTCGGCGGACTTTATGCCGCCGGCTATTCAGCGGCGGAAATTGAAAAAATAGCGCACAACGCAGAATGGCGTCACATTATGTCCGATAAGCCGCCGAGAACCCAACTCTTTATCGGACAAAAACAAGAACGAAGCAAAACAATTCTCCAAATCCGTTTCAAAGGATTGAAGATTGATTTACCAAAAGCGATTACGCCCGGACAAAGACTCATTTCCATGCTCACGAATTTGACCATCGGCGCCGATTTTCAATCCGATTCTGATTTTGATCAGCTTCCTATCCCATTCCGCGCCGTGGCCTGCGATCTTTTGTCCGGCAAAAAAGTGCTTCTAAAAAACGGCAGTCTTGCCATTGCCATGAAAGCCTCTTCAGCGATTCCTTTGCTTTTTGCGCCTGTCCCCTTGAATGGCGAACTGCTCGCGGACGGCGGGCTGGTGAACAACATTCCTGTTGACGAAGTCGCCAAATATAATGTGGATATCATTTTAGCGATTGATACCACTTCTGATTTAAATGAACCCGATCAACTGAACGTGCCCTGGAAGATGGCGGATCAGGTGACGACTATCATGCAGCAAGAAAAAAACAGACGCCAAAGAAAACGGGCGGATGTGCTCATTCAGCCAAAGTTGCAAAATTTTAAATCTGATAATTTTCAGTTCGCTGACGAGTTGATACAAATGGGAGAATTTGCCGCGCGGCAAAAAATTTCTCAAATTAAAAAACTCATTCTCCAAAAAGAGTTGCCGAGCAAAGACGATAAAGTTTATTCTCAAATCAAAATAGAAAAACAGGCGTTGCCAGAACCGGTGAATTCTCTCACCGATTCGCTGATAAATTCACTTTCCTTGCGGCGTTTGTCCGACGTTCGCTTATGCTTGAGAAAAATTTATGAGACCGGCTATTTTCAAAATATAGAAGCCAAATGCCTCGAACGACAGGACACATTGCGTGTAAACTTGCTCACGGAATTGAACCCACTTTTTCGCAGCGTACGCTTTTCCAACAATATTGTCTTTCCTGATTCAATTTTGCGACCACTTATCCATAGCCAACCGGAAAAGCCAATAAACCACAAACGATCCGTCGCCGATATCAGAGATGTCCTTAAATTTTATCGCGACCACGGCTACAGTTTTATGACCATTTCATCTGTAGTGCTACGCCATGATACGCTCACTATCCGCGTTGACGAGGGAAAAATTTCTTCCATCGACGTCGCGGGCAATAACCGTACAAAAAATTTTGTCATTTATCGGGAATTTCCTTTGAAATCCGGTGACTATTTTAACATTAATAAAATAAAAACAGGGCTAAATAATATTTACAGTACCAATCTATTTAAAACTGTTTCCATTGATGTAAACAAAGATGAGAATAACCAAGCTCGAATAAAAATCAATCTTGAGGAAAAGGCGTTTACAATTTTTCGTTTTAGCTATCGCTACAATCTTGAACGAAAAAATAAGACGCTAATCGAGTTGACGGAAGAAAACTTCCTTGGTTTGAGCAATCCGCTCTCCTTTCAGGTTCAGTATGGCGCTCGGGATAAATCGCTTTCATTCAAATACAGATCTGATCGAATTTTGAATACTTTTTTGACAAATTCAATTTACGCTTTTTTGCAGGAAAATGATTATTTTGTGTACAACAACTCATCTGTCCAGGGAGAGTATCGCCAGCGCGAAAATGGGTTTTCAATTTCTCTGGGACAACAAATCGAACGATTAGGAATTTTTTCCATTATCTCGTCTGTCAAACAAGTTGCGCTGACGCCCATTTACGGAGACGGCTTTCCGATAGCAAATTACGACATAAAAACTATTGAAATTCGATCTATCGTCGATACCCAGGATAAATATCCGTTTCCCAACAATGGAAAATACTATTTTTTTCAATACAAATTATCGTCGGCAACTATTTTGAATAGCCAGATCTCTTATTTTAAACTTTTTTCATCTCTGGACTTTTTTGCAACAGCACTCAAAAGGAATACTTTTCATCTGCGTACTTTGTGGGGGACGTCTGATTTGTCCACGCCTTTTTTTGAATTCTTTTCCCTTGGCGGCGAGTCTTCGTTTTACGGCCTTAACGAGCGTGAAAACATCGGCAGGCATTTAATCGAAGGCAGTCTCGAATATCGCTATCGCTTTCCATTTGGTTTTCCGTTCGATTTTTATGTTAGCGCCAGGTACGACATCGGCGCTACGTGGAAAAATTACGTGGACATTAGTTCCAGAGATTTTGTTCAAGGCGTTGGCGCGCAAATTTCTGTCAGTACTCCGGCTGGACCTATTTCTTTCGCTCTCGGTAGATCGAATAGAGGGAAAATAGTGGCATATTTTAGCGCAGGGTTTGATTTTTAG
- a CDS encoding FecR domain-containing protein has product MSKNPFNRLNFGGGLLIVLLSSLLIFSFAGDKEKFMSKEKKGLITYSNGRVRKKQINAAEWKPAAVNTSVVSGDKVRTYKKSRAELELMKLDIIRMAPETIIDVVKLYEETKDQKKQTQIALQQGDIWAKIKKKGKNAKFDINAPVAVAAITGTVLRMNVDADSSTELKVYNGEVHITNAPEKTNLTPHFIGVYEVPGPHEIPGPHEVSAEQWVYIVKNMQKIKLDKKGKVKEVGDFSLNDKDEQTDWVKWNLQRDKMK; this is encoded by the coding sequence ATGAGTAAAAATCCTTTCAATCGTTTGAATTTTGGTGGGGGATTGCTGATTGTTTTGTTGAGCAGTCTGCTAATCTTTTCTTTTGCCGGCGACAAAGAGAAATTTATGAGCAAAGAAAAAAAGGGGCTGATAACTTACAGCAATGGTCGCGTGCGTAAAAAACAGATCAATGCCGCAGAATGGAAGCCAGCAGCGGTAAATACCTCTGTTGTGAGCGGGGATAAAGTTCGCACTTACAAAAAGTCCAGAGCGGAATTGGAATTGATGAAATTAGATATTATTCGTATGGCTCCGGAGACGATCATCGATGTAGTTAAACTTTACGAAGAAACAAAAGACCAAAAAAAACAAACGCAAATTGCGCTACAGCAAGGGGATATCTGGGCAAAGATAAAAAAGAAAGGCAAAAATGCCAAATTTGACATCAATGCGCCGGTTGCCGTGGCGGCAATAACCGGAACTGTTCTGCGCATGAATGTGGACGCTGATTCTTCGACCGAGCTGAAAGTTTACAACGGAGAAGTGCATATTACCAATGCGCCGGAAAAAACGAACCTCACGCCGCATTTTATCGGCGTATATGAAGTCCCCGGACCTCACGAAATCCCCGGACCGCACGAGGTTTCTGCGGAACAATGGGTTTACATTGTCAAAAACATGCAGAAAATCAAATTGGACAAAAAGGGGAAAGTGAAAGAAGTCGGTGATTTCAGTCTGAATGATAAAGACGAACAAACGGACTGGGTGAAGTGGAATCTGCAGCGAGATAAAATGAAATAG
- a CDS encoding DUF721 domain-containing protein: protein METIGEALIKLLSQLGLQKEVQQNQLLAEWPEIVGEQIAKVSSAARMEDGILFVKVNHSVWRNELYYRKAELIQRLNRKAGHNLVKDIRFY from the coding sequence ATGGAAACAATCGGCGAAGCGCTGATAAAATTATTGAGTCAATTGGGCTTGCAAAAAGAAGTTCAGCAAAATCAACTGCTCGCTGAATGGCCCGAAATCGTGGGGGAGCAAATTGCCAAAGTTAGTTCAGCAGCGCGAATGGAAGATGGCATTTTGTTTGTGAAAGTAAATCACAGCGTCTGGCGGAACGAGTTGTATTATCGAAAGGCTGAATTAATCCAGCGACTAAATCGAAAAGCCGGGCATAATCTGGTGAAAGATATCCGATTTTACTAA
- the gyrA gene encoding DNA gyrase subunit A, which yields MKREKVIPIFIEEEMKDSYIDYSMSVIVARALPDVRDGLKPVHRRVLYGMHELGLRPNSQFKKSARIVGEVLGKYHPHGDSAVYDTMVRMVQNFSLRYPLVTGQGNFGSVDGDAPAAMRYTEAKMAPIAEELLRDLDKDTVDFAPNFDETLKEPTVLPSVLPTLLVNGSSGIAVGMATNIPPHNLGEVVDALAAMIDNPEISIDELKEYVLGPDFPTGGIIYGRSGIDEAYLTGRGKVLIRALANIESVRSGRENIIITEIPYMVNKANLIEKIAALVNAKKLDGITEIRDESDKDGMRIVLELRRDVQPHVILNQLYKHTQMQVTFGIIMLALVHGVPKVLNLQQILKYFIEFRHGIVVRRTKYDLAKAEKRAHILEGLKIALDNIDEIIALIKKSRNPETAKENLMKRFKLSEIQAQAILDMRLQRLTGLERKKIEEEYLATIKLINKLKAILESKQLRMQIIKDELSELKKKYNDARRTDIIEKIEEFSIEDMIAEEDMVITISHNGFIKRFPVSGFRRQSRGGTGSSGASTRAEDFLEHLFIASTHHFILIYTDKGRCYWLKVHEIPQAGKGSRGRSIVNLIEKQKDENISAIVNVRDFDNEHFVIMATKKGLVKKTVLSAFGNPRRGGINAITIREGDDLITAKITDGNHDIVLGTFHGKAIRFHESDVRPMGRQAAGVTGISLAKDDFVVGMVTAKRGSNLLVVTKNGYGKRTPIDDYRVTRRGGKGIVTVKITDRVGSMITIKEVQDDDDLMIITTSGKVIRQSVKQIRKMGRSTQGIRLIRLSKNDQIGDVARIVKENNY from the coding sequence ATGAAAAGAGAAAAAGTTATTCCCATATTTATTGAAGAAGAAATGAAGGATTCCTACATTGATTATTCGATGTCGGTTATTGTCGCACGCGCTTTGCCGGATGTGAGAGACGGACTGAAACCTGTGCACCGGCGAGTGTTGTATGGGATGCATGAATTGGGTCTGCGGCCTAATTCTCAATTTAAAAAAAGCGCGCGTATCGTCGGTGAAGTTTTGGGTAAATATCATCCGCACGGAGACTCTGCGGTTTACGACACCATGGTGCGCATGGTGCAGAATTTTTCTCTACGCTACCCATTGGTGACCGGACAGGGAAATTTCGGTTCGGTGGACGGAGATGCGCCGGCAGCCATGCGTTACACCGAGGCAAAAATGGCTCCCATTGCCGAAGAACTTTTGCGAGATCTGGACAAAGATACAGTCGATTTTGCGCCTAATTTTGACGAAACGCTGAAGGAACCCACTGTTTTGCCTTCGGTGCTTCCTACGTTGTTAGTGAATGGTTCCTCGGGAATCGCCGTGGGAATGGCAACAAATATTCCGCCTCACAATCTGGGAGAAGTCGTTGATGCGTTGGCGGCTATGATTGATAATCCGGAAATTTCCATCGATGAATTGAAGGAATATGTGTTGGGACCTGATTTTCCGACCGGCGGCATAATTTATGGCCGCAGCGGAATCGATGAGGCCTATTTGACCGGCCGCGGTAAAGTTCTCATCCGCGCACTCGCAAATATTGAATCTGTGCGCAGCGGAAGGGAAAATATTATCATTACGGAAATTCCCTACATGGTCAATAAAGCGAATCTGATAGAAAAAATCGCTGCGCTGGTTAATGCAAAGAAATTAGACGGGATCACCGAAATTCGCGACGAATCCGATAAAGATGGCATGAGAATCGTTCTGGAATTGCGTCGCGATGTCCAGCCGCACGTGATTCTCAATCAGCTTTACAAACACACTCAGATGCAAGTGACTTTTGGTATCATTATGTTGGCGCTGGTTCACGGAGTGCCGAAAGTACTGAACCTGCAACAAATATTGAAATATTTCATTGAATTCCGGCATGGGATTGTGGTTCGGCGGACAAAATATGATCTGGCTAAAGCGGAAAAACGCGCGCATATTTTGGAAGGATTAAAAATTGCGCTGGATAATATTGATGAAATTATTGCGTTGATAAAAAAATCGCGCAATCCGGAGACCGCGAAAGAAAATTTAATGAAAAGATTCAAGTTGTCCGAAATTCAAGCGCAAGCGATTTTGGACATGCGTTTACAGCGATTGACCGGTTTGGAGCGCAAGAAAATCGAAGAAGAATATTTGGCGACGATCAAGTTAATCAATAAATTGAAGGCAATTTTGGAAAGCAAGCAACTGCGGATGCAAATTATCAAGGATGAATTGAGCGAATTGAAGAAAAAATACAACGATGCCCGCCGCACTGATATTATTGAAAAAATTGAAGAATTCTCCATTGAAGATATGATTGCGGAAGAAGACATGGTGATTACGATTTCTCATAATGGTTTCATCAAGCGATTTCCTGTTTCCGGTTTTCGCCGCCAATCAAGAGGGGGCACAGGATCTTCCGGCGCATCAACGCGGGCAGAAGATTTTCTCGAACATCTTTTCATTGCCTCGACGCATCATTTTATTTTGATTTACACGGACAAAGGTCGTTGTTACTGGCTAAAAGTGCATGAAATTCCTCAGGCAGGCAAAGGGTCTCGTGGCAGATCAATCGTAAATTTGATTGAAAAGCAGAAAGATGAAAACATTAGCGCTATCGTTAACGTTCGCGATTTTGACAACGAGCATTTTGTCATCATGGCGACAAAAAAAGGACTGGTGAAAAAAACAGTACTGTCCGCCTTTGGAAACCCCCGCCGCGGAGGCATTAATGCCATCACTATTCGCGAAGGAGACGATCTAATTACGGCGAAAATTACAGATGGCAATCACGATATTGTCCTGGGGACATTTCATGGCAAAGCGATTCGTTTTCATGAATCAGACGTCAGACCAATGGGGAGACAGGCTGCGGGAGTCACGGGAATTTCTCTGGCAAAAGATGATTTTGTTGTCGGTATGGTCACCGCGAAAAGAGGTTCAAATTTGCTCGTCGTGACTAAAAATGGTTATGGAAAACGAACGCCGATCGATGATTATCGCGTGACTCGTAGAGGCGGCAAAGGCATCGTGACGGTAAAAATTACTGATAGGGTGGGGTCCATGATTACCATTAAAGAAGTTCAAGACGACGACGATCTGATGATTATCACAACGAGCGGAAAAGTCATCCGACAAAGTGTAAAACAAATTCGTAAGATGGGAAGATCCACACAAGGAATTCGTTTAATTCGCCTTTCAAAAAATGACCAAATAGGCGACGTTGCGCGTATTGTCAAAGAGAATAACTATTAA